From one Phaenicophaeus curvirostris isolate KB17595 chromosome 38, BPBGC_Pcur_1.0, whole genome shotgun sequence genomic stretch:
- the LOC138732774 gene encoding LOW QUALITY PROTEIN: zinc finger protein 385A-like (The sequence of the model RefSeq protein was modified relative to this genomic sequence to represent the inferred CDS: inserted 1 base in 1 codon; deleted 2 bases in 1 codon): MGGRRCCAPRPAGAAPPRAPPPARGRPAVAAAAYGAGAQGRAGGGAEQTPAPVIACSVCQIRFNSESQAAAHYQGNRHARRLKGLEAARARRGGDPTEPPPAPETPDRAAGEQPPAPQPGAPGPPSPPPAVTAEAPGGGRGVGGEEVEEEEEEKAKAKRLLYCALCKVAVNSLSQLEAHNKGTKHKTLVEARSGLGPIRAFPRGGXAAGTPPAEVPERAFHCQICNVRLNSELQLKQHISSRRHRDGVAGKPNPLLGRKKPRSPPSWYGWGGVCGTPLPFPKELPKALLPPPLALAAAAAAMAAPPLLRPPAPALLPGPPLAPALLRPAPGPLRPTHSPPALLPVLRRLRNSNRYPKHQPLPGNRHRTIIQKTVPGNRDRYPTITQ; this comes from the exons ATGGGGG GCAGGCGATGCTGCGCCCCCCGGCCCgctggggctgccccccccCGGGCGCCTCCTCCTGCCCGAGGCCGCCCTGCGGTTGCTGCCGCTGCCT atggAGCCGGTGCCCAAGGCCGTGCTGGGGGCGGCGCTGAGCAAACCCCGGCGCCCGTGATCGCCTGCAGCGTCTGCCAGATCCGCTTCAACTCCGAG agccAGGCGGCCGCCCACTACCAGGGCAACCGGCACGCGCGGCGCCTGAAGGGCCTCGAGGCCGCCCGCGCCCGCCGGGGGGGGGACCCCACCgagccccccccggcccccgagACCCCCGATCGCGCAG CAGGCGAGCAGCCCCCCGCGCCGCAG CCCGGAGCCCCCggccccccctcgccccccccgGCTGTGACTGCGGAGGCAcccggggggggccggggggtggggggcgaggaggtggaggaggaggaggaggagaaggcgaAGGCCAAGCGGCTGCTGTACTGCGCCCTCTGCAAGGTGGCCGTCAACTCCCTCTCCCAGCTGGAGGCGCACAACAaag GGACGAAGCACAAGACGCTGGTGGAGGCTCGCAGCGGGCTGGGGCCCATCCGGGCCTTCCCGCGGGGGG CGGCTGCGGGGACCCCCCCGGCCGAGGTGCCCGAGCGAGCCTTCCACTGCCAGATCTGCAACGTGCGCCTCAACTCCGAGCTGCAGCTCAAGCAG CACATCTCGAGCCGCCGGCACCGGGACGGGGTGGCCGGGAAACCCAACCCCCTGCTCGGCCGCAAGAAACCCCGCAGCCCCCCGAGCTGGTACGGCTGGGGGGGTGTCTGTGGA acgCCGCTGCCGTTCCCCAAGGAGCTCCCCAAGGCGCTGCTGCCGCCCCCCCTGGCCCtcgcagccgccgccgccgccatggccGCCCCCCCGCTGCTGCGCCCCCCGGCACCCGCCCTGCTGCCCGGGCCCCCCCTGGCGCCCGCCCTGCTGCGCCCCGCGCCCGGCCCGCTGCGCCCCACGCACAGCCCCCCTGCTCTTCTCCCCGTACTGAGGCGGCTCCGGAACAGCAACCGGTACCCAAAGCATCAGCCGTTGCCTGGCAACCGGCACCGAACCATCATCCAGAAAACGGTACCTGGCAACCGGGACCGGTACCCAACCATCACCCAGTAA
- the ITGA5 gene encoding LOW QUALITY PROTEIN: integrin alpha-5 (The sequence of the model RefSeq protein was modified relative to this genomic sequence to represent the inferred CDS: deleted 4 bases in 3 codons), which translates to MAPGPLPLLLPVLLPLLLPVLLPGLPGLLPGLLPVAAFNLEASQPVEFRGAPGSLFGFALDFYLPRPRSVSILVGAPKANTSQANVTQGGAVFHCPWPPQGDCAPIDFDHIGPRTHDFGGNGSEPPQPVEFKSLQWFGATVRAHNGSILACAPLYSWSPPNEEGGGREPVGSCFLSIGNFSKFVEYAPCRSDLNSAAGQGYCQGGFSAEFTQTGRVLLGGPGSYFWQGQVMSATQEQITASSFPEYLIQEVAGQLQTRQAAPTHDDSYMGYSVAVGEFSGDTTQDFVAGVPKGNLTYGYVTILNGTNMKSLYNFSGEQMAAYFGYAVAATDVNNDGLADLLVGAPLFMARAGGGRVQEVGRVYLYLQVPGGGDPSSATPPAPTMAPTPAAAITGPLEFGRFGSSIAPLGDLDLDGFNDVAVGAPLGAEGRQGLVYIYSGGATGLRPNPSQVLRGRGDPGPHPDFFGAALRGATDLDGNGYPDLLVGAFGVDTAVVYRGRPIVHASASLSVFPTMFNPEERGCILEATGHHVSCINISFCLNASGRHLPGPIGFLVELSLDGAKPGGARRALFLGGGHPTRALRVPVPNGGGPRCRTLAVFLRNESEFRDKLSPIAVGLSFGLDPRAPPDGHGLRPVLAAEAKTRLEAKAHIQLDCGEDNVCVPDLQLEAAADRRVVYLGDRNSLNLTFHARNLGEGGAYEAELHVRPPPHAQYTGVLRPHGNFSALSCELGGGTPRAPLVCDLGNPMKAGASIWGGLRFTLPHLSDSSKSVRFELQIRSKNANNSQSEAVLVPLEVRAATRISAFGVSRPDVVTVPEGARSPSWPPQRLEELGPPVEHVYEVLNEGPSAISHGTLELSCPLSYRGHPVLYVTGHSGPPNCSASHPLDSLRLAEQEPPQSPGPHVLQRRDTGGPPAPPHTLGCPEAECFRLSCPLGGLEKQQRVSLRLAFHLWAPALRQREVRVQAVRCEAEYRVLRLPYRVRPQHLPSQRLQVVTGLQWARAEGAAGVPVWVVVLAVLLGLLLLALLCYGLYKLGFFKRSGPYGTAMEKAQLKPQAASEA; encoded by the exons ATGGCCCCGGGGCCGCTCCCGCTGCTCCTCCCGGTGCTGCTCCCGCTGCTGCTCCCGGTGCTgctcccggggctcccggggctCCTCCCGGGGCTGCTCCCGGTCGCCGCCTTCAACCTGGAGGCGTCGCAGCCCGTCGAGTTCCGAGGGGCCCCGGGGTCCCTTTTCGGGTTCGCCTTGGACTTTTACCTGCCCCGGCCCCGCAG tgtcaGCATCCTGGTGGGGGCCCCCAAAGCCAACACGAGCCAAGCCAACGTCACCCAG GGGGGGGCCGTGTTCCACTGCCCGTGGCCCCCCCAGGGAGACTGCGCCCCCATCGACTTCGACCACATCG GCCCCCGCACTCACGATTTTGGGGGCAACGGCtcggagcccccccagcccgtGGAATTCAAATCCCTGCAGTGGTTCGGGGCCACCGTGCGCGCCCACAATGGCTCCATCCTg GCCTGCGCCCCGCTCTACAGCTGGAGCCCCCCCAATGAGGAGGGGGGGGGC CGCGAGCCCGTGGGCTCCTGCTTCCTCTCCATCGGCAACTTCTCCAAGTTCGTGGAGTACGCACCCTGCCGCTCAG acCTGAACTCAGCGGCCGGGCAGGGCTACTGCCAGGGGGGCTTCAGCGCCGAGTTCACCCAG ACGGGACGAGTGCTCCTGGGGGGGCCCGGCAGCTACTTCTGGCAAG GGCAGGTGATGTCAGCCACGCAGGAGCAGATCACGGCCTCGAGCTTCCCCGAGTACCTCATCCAGGAGGTGGCCGGGCAGCTCCAGACCCGCCAGGCGGCCCCCACCCACGATGACAGCtacatgg GCTACTCGGTTGCAGTTGGAGAGTTCAGCGGGGACACAACGCAAG ACTTCGTGGCCGGTGTCCCCAAGGGCAACCTCACCTATGGCTAC GTCACCATCCTGAACGGCACCAACATGAAGTCCCTGTACAACTTCTCGGGGGAgcag atGGCAGCGTATTTCGGGTACGCGGTGGCAGCCACGGATGTGAACAATGATGG GCTGGCGGATCTGCTGGTGGGGGCCCCCCTGTTCATGGCTCGCGCCGGGGGGGGCCGGGTGCAGGAGGTGGGCAGGGTCTACCTGTACCTCCAGGTGCCCGGGGGGGGGGACCCTTCCTCCGCGACCCCCCCGGCACCCACCATGGCCCCCACCCCCGCCGCGGCCATCACGGGACCCCTGGAGTTCGGGCGCTTCGGCAGCTCCATCGCCCCCCTCGGGGACCTCGACCTCGACGGCTTCAATG ACGTGGCGGTGGGGGCCCCCCTGGGCGCCGAGGGCCGGCAGGGGCTGGTGTACATCTACAGCGGGGGGGCCACCGGGCTGCGCCCCAACCCCAGCCAGGTCCTGAGGGGCCGCGGGGACCCCGGCCCCCACCCCGACTTCTTCGGAGCCGCCCTGCGCGGGGCCACCGACCTCGACGGCAACGGCTACCCCG ATCTCCTGGTGGGCGCCTTCGGGGTGGACACGGCCGTGGTGTACAG gggCCGCCCCATCGTCCACGCCAGCGCCTCGCTCAGCGTCTTCCCCACCATGTTCAACCCCGAAGAGCGCGGCTGCATCCTGGAGGCCACCGGCCACCACGTGTCCTG CATCAACATCAGCTTCTGCCTCAACGCTTCGGGACGTCACCTTCCTGGCCCCATTG gtttccTGGTGGAGCTGAGCTTGGATGGAGCTAAACCCGGGGGGGCTCGCAGGGCGCTTTTTcttgggggggggcaccccaccCGCGCCCTCCGTGTCCCCGTCCCCAACGGGGGTGGCCCCCGCTGTCGCACCCTGGCTGTGTTTTTGCGG AACGAGTCGGAGTTTCGGGATAAGCTGTCACCCATCGCCGTGGGGCTCAGCTTCGGGTTGgacccccgcgccccccccgaCGGCCACGGCTTGCGCCCCGTCTTGGCGGCCGAGGccaagaccaggttggaagcCAAG gcTCACATCCAGCTGGACTGCGGGGAGGACAACGTCTGCGTTCCCGacctgcagctggaggcagctgc GGACCGCCGCGTCGTGTACCTGGGGGATCGCAACAGCCTCAACCTCACCTTCCACGCTCGCAACCTGGGCGAGGGGGGGGCCTACGAGGCCGAGCTGCACGTGCGGCCCCCCCCGCACGCCCAGTACACGGGGGTGCTGAGACCTCACGGG aACTTCTCAGCACTGAGctgtgagctgggggggggg acGCCTCGAGCCCCCCTCGTCTGCGACCTCGGGAACCCCATGAAGGCGGGGGCCAGC ATCTGGGGGGGGCTGCGCTTCACCCTCCCCCATCTCAGCGACAGCAGCAAGAGCGTCCGCTTCGAGCTGCAGATCCGCAG CAAGAACGCCAACAACTCTCAGAGCGAAGCGGTGCTGGTGCCGCTGGAGGTTCGGGCGGCCACGCGCATCTCGGCCTTCGG CGTGTCCCGGCCCGACGTCGTCACCGTCCCCGAGGGCGCCCGGAGCCCCTCGTGGCCCCCGCAgcggctggaggagctggggccGCCCGTGGAGCACGTCTACGAG GTGCTGAACGAGGGTCCCAGCGCCATCAGCCACGGCACCCTGGAGCTCAGCTGTCCCCTCAGCTACCGTGGCCACCCCGTCCTCTATGTCACCGGCCACTCGGGGCCCCCCAACTGCTCCGCCAGCCACCCCCTCGACAGCCTGCGCCTGGCA gagCAGGAGCCACCACAGAGCCCAGGGCCACACGTCCTGCAGCGCCGCGACACGGGGGGtccccccgcacccccccaCACCCTG GGCTGCCCCGAGGCCGAGTGTTTCCGCCTGAGCTGCCcgctgggggggctggagaagcagcagcggGTGAGCCTGCGCCTCGCCTTCCACCTCTGGGCACCCGCCCTGCGCCAG CGGGAGGTGCGGGTGCAGGCTGTGCGCTGCGAGGCCGAGTACCGCGTCCTGCGGCTGCCGTACCGCGTGCGGCCCCAGCACCTGCCCAGCCAGCGCCTGCAG GTGGTGACGGGGCTGCAGTGGGCGCGAGCCGAGGGCGCGGCGGGGGTCCCCGTGTGGGTGGTGGTGCTGGcggtgctgctggggctgctgctgctcgccCTGCTCTGCTACGGACTCTACAAG ctggGCTTCTTCAAGCGCTCGGGCCCCTACGGCACCGCCATGGAGAAGGCGCAGCTGAAGCCCCAGGCGGCATCGGAGGCCTGA
- the LOC138732741 gene encoding uncharacterized protein, translating to MTFITKLGATTPASSPGWVPPPPASSPGWVPPGQAASPHTVPPRLASLPNQVPPRGVSSPHWGPPGWGHGVTLDTDTAGGIAAVTVPHHPDVTVTARTPTTALEPSPCQLGTDLGTHVPRCHPLLVSSGHSVTWLWCHPARGPYGDVVTNLQCHPLLVSPGCGVTRPRCPYSDIVTRLQRHPPRGVTWLCCHTHDITWLWCHLPRCHHGDSVTNLHCPPPRGVTCLQCHLPTVPPSRGAPWPRSVTSSWRHPSCHPLVSLGVSPAPPNHRGAPHFALTPRPQFFGGGHTNPRPPVPRCPHRCPHRCPQPGGAGIAL from the exons ATGACCTTCATCACCAAACTGGGTGCCACCACCCCGGCATCGTCACCAGGCTGGGTGCCACCACCCCCGGCATCGTCACCAGGCTGGGTGCCACCAGGACAGGCAGCGTCACCACACACGGTGCCACCACGCCTGGCATCGCTACCAAACCAGGTGCCACCGCGAGGAGTGTCGTCACCACATTGGGGGCCaccgggatggggacacggggtgaCACTGGACACCGACACGGCTGGTGGCATTGCTGCTGTGACCGTTCCCCACCACCCCGATGTCACCGTGACAGCCAGGACACCAACCACCGCGCTGGAACCGTCACCGTGCCAGCTGGGCACAGACCTGGGGACACACGTGCCCCGGTGTCACCCCCTCCTGGTGTCATCTGGTCACAGTGTCACCTGGCTGTGGTGTCACCCAGCTCGAGGCCCCTATGGTGACGTTGTCACCAATCTACAATGTCACCCCCTCTTGGTGTCAC CTGGCTGTGGTGTCACCCGGCCTCGATGCCCCTACAGTGACATTGTCACCCGTCTACAACGTCACCCCCCTCGCGGTGTCACCTGGCTGTGCTGTCACACTCACGATATCACCTGGCTGTGGTGTCACCTGCCTCGATGCCACCACGGTGACAGTGTCACCAACCTGCACTGTCCCCCCCCTCGCGGTGTCACCTGCCTGCAGTGTCACCTGCCCACGGTGCCACCTTCTCGGGGTGCCCCCTGGCCCCGCAGCGTCACCTCCTCGTGGCGTCACCCTTCGTGCCACCCCTTGGTGTCACTCGGGGTGTCACCCGCCCCCCCCAACCACCGCGGGGCACCTCACTTTGCACTGACCCCGCGCCCccagttttttggggggggacacacgaACCCGCgcccccctgtccccaggtgtccccacaGGTGTCCCCACAGGTGTCCCCAACCTGGGGGGGCGGGGATTGCACTatag